The segment GTATTCGAGATCGTCGTCGACCGCGTCGAGCCCAAGCGCCTGTTCTCGTTCCGCTGGCATCCGTTCGCGATCAATCCGGACGTCGATTATTCGAGCGAGCCGATGACGCTGATCACGTTCACGCTCGACGCCAAAGCGGACGGCACGCTGCTGACGCTCACCGAAGCCGGGTTCGACCAGCTGTTCGCCGAACGCCGCGCGAAGGCGTACGAGATGAACGACCAGGGGTGGGCTGCGCAGATGACGCTGATCGGGAAGTATCTGGCGAAGCACCCATGAGGTGCGGGCGGCGGCGTGGCATCATGCCGCCACCATGGAAATATCGATCCCGAAGACAGCAAATCCGATTCGTCATTCAGCAACGATGGGCGGAACGGCACACGGAACGATCGTCGCGGCGTTCCCCGACATCCTGCGTGCCGACGCAAGCGCCGTCGCCGGTCGGATGCGATGCCCCACCACGACACTTCCCGGCGTGTCCGTCACCGTTCGCGGCGAAGCGCTGAACCTGCCATACCGCATTCATCACGAAGAAGGCGAAGCGCTGCTGGCCGACCTGAGCGGCGTACAGGCAGCGATTTACTCT is part of the Burkholderia ubonensis subsp. mesacidophila genome and harbors:
- a CDS encoding SRPBCC family protein; the protein is MTQQTDRIEKQTLLSAPLERVWEAVSNAGEFGSWFGVTFDGPFVAGQRLFGRITPTTVDADVAKAQEPYAGAVFEIVVDRVEPKRLFSFRWHPFAINPDVDYSSEPMTLITFTLDAKADGTLLTLTEAGFDQLFAERRAKAYEMNDQGWAAQMTLIGKYLAKHP